Proteins from a single region of Carassius carassius chromosome 25, fCarCar2.1, whole genome shotgun sequence:
- the LOC132103881 gene encoding TGF-beta receptor type-2-like isoform X1, which yields MERVMERVAFGSVLLVCLVSGASALLHTANPHAVCKSCDPQPAICKSYQCIANCSFPKVCPNPDDVCAAVWWREDGVVMVETMCHDPMQPLYGVKLDNFSSSDCVLTIRFVKGRILRLCACTGHECNEHMLLNKPDNDYDLVLLRTSETKVFRLPQLCKFCDVESTACNATGVCESSCNITSICENPDEVCVSAWRRSEGNAIIETVCHNPALPFYGQYLTDYNNTVCQMKQVEDMKEEFYICSCNEEECNDRLFFTDVSSPPGTESPLSKRSLRSVLLVSLFPVLIAVVVLLSAFYCFHMFHQHNLKAPKTKGIDSETCAIIVSDDDRSDSSSANSLNHNTELLPIQLDAIVGKGRFAEVYRAKLKQGAKDESFQKVAVKIFPYEEYASWKTEWEIFSDTELRHENVLQFLTAEDRKAEQCYWLITAYHERGNLQEFLTQHVIGWDELCRMGGSLARGVAHLHADRTLCGRSKAPIAHRDLKSANVLVKADLSCCLCDFGLSLRLDNSMSPEELANSGQVGTARYMAPEVLESRMDLENIESFKQADVYSMALVLWEITSRCSAIGDVREYKPPFGKLKDHLCVESMKDDVIRDELRPEIPASWTNHTGVQLLCSSIEECWDHDPEARLTAQCIVERFSEISSTMISVSSDDKSAQDSGNYEK from the exons ATGGAGCGGGTGATGGAGCGCGTCGCTTTTGGGTCGGTTCTTCTTGTGTGTCTGGTGTCTG GTGCATCAGCTCTGCTCCACACAGCCAATCCACACGCTGTGTGTAAGTCATGTGACCCTCAGCCGGCGATCTGCAAGTCGTATCAGTGCATCGCGAACTGCAGCTTCCCAAAGGTCTGCCCGAATCCAGATGACGTCTGCGCCGCCGTCTG GTGGAGGGAGGATGGAGTTGTGATGGTGGAGACGATGTGTCATGACCCGATGCAGCCGCTGTACGGCGTGAAGCTGGACAACTTCAGCAGCTCAGACTGTGTGCTGACCATCAGATTCGTGAAAGGGCGTATCCTCCGTCTGTGTGCCTGTACGGGACACGAGTGCAACGAACACATGCTGCTCAACAAACCTGATAACGACTACGATTTAGTTCTAT TGCGTACTTCAGAAACGAAAGTCTTCAGACTCCCTCAGCTCTGTAAGTTCTGTGACGTTGAATCCACGGCGTGTAACGCCACCGGCGTCTGCGAATCCTCGTGTAACATCACCTCCATCTGCGAGAATCCCGACGAGGTGTGCGTCAGCGCCTG GAGGAGAAGTGAAGGGAACGCCATCATCGAGACGGTGTGTCACAATCCGGCGCTCCCGTTTTACGGCCAGTATCTGACGGACTACAACAACACCGTCTGTCAGATGAAGCAGGTGGAGGACATGAAGGAGGAGTTTTACATCTGCTCCTGCAATGAGGAAGAGTGCAACGATCGGCTGTTCTTCACTGACG TTTCATCTCCTCCAGGAACCGAATCTCCTCTCAGTAAGAGGAGTCTCCGATCGGTGCTGTTGGTCAGTCTGTTTCCCGTCCTGATCGCTGTCGTCGTTCTCCTTTCGGCCTTCTACTGCTTTCACATGTTTCACCAGCACAACCTCAAAGCGCCCAAAACCAAAGGCATCGACAGCGAGACCTGCGCGATCATCGTGAGCGACGACGACCGATCCGACAGCAGCTCGGCCAACAGCCTGAACCACAACACCGAGTTACTCCCGATCCAGCTGGACGCTATTGTGGGGAAAGGCCGCTTCGCTGAAGTCTACAGAGCCAAACTCAAGCAGGGAGCGAAGGACGAATCCTTCCAGAAGGTAGCGGTGAAGATATTTCCGTACGAAGAATACGCCTCGTGGAAAACCGAGTGGGAGATTTTCTCAGACACTGAGCTACGGCACGAAAACGTGCTTCAGTTTCTAACCGCCGAGGACCGGAAGGCCGAGCAATGCTATTGGTTGATAACAGCCTATCACGAGCGAGGAAACCTGCAGGAGTTCCTGACGCAGCACGTGATTGGCTGGGACGAGCTGTGCCGAATGGGTGGGTCTCTGGCGAGGGGCGTGGCTCATCTCCATGCTGACCGGACTCTGTGCGGACGCTCCAAAGCGCCCATCGCACACCGGGACCTGAAGAGCGCAAACGTCCTGGTGAAAGCAGACCTCAGCTGCTGTCTGTGCGACTTCGGTCTCAGTCTGAGACTCGATAACTCCATGTCTCCTGAAGAACTGGCCAACAGCGGACAG GTGGGAACGGCCAGATATATGGCTCCTGAGGTGCTGGAGTCCAGGATGGACCTGGAGAACATCGAGTCCTTCAAACAGGCTGACGTTTACTCCATGGCTCTGGTTCTGTGGGAAATCACGTCCAGATGCAGCGCCATCGGCG atgtgcGGGAATACAAGCCTCCGTTCGGGAAGCTGAAGGATCATCTGTGTGTGGAGAGCATGAAGGACGACGTCATCAGAGACGAACTGAGACCTGAGATACCGGCCAGCTGGACTAACCACACG GGCGTCCAGCTGCTGTGCTCCAGTATAGAGGAGTGCTGGGATCACGACCCCGAGGCGCGTCTGACGGCGCAGTGCATCGTGGAGCGATTCAGTGAAATCAGCAGCACCATGATCTCAGTCAGCTCCGACGACAAGAGCGCACAGGATTCTGGGAACTATGAGAAATAG
- the LOC132103881 gene encoding TGF-beta receptor type-2-like isoform X2: MERVMERVAFGSVLLVCLVSVRTSETKVFRLPQLCKFCDVESTACNATGVCESSCNITSICENPDEVCVSAWRRSEGNAIIETVCHNPALPFYGQYLTDYNNTVCQMKQVEDMKEEFYICSCNEEECNDRLFFTDVSSPPGTESPLSKRSLRSVLLVSLFPVLIAVVVLLSAFYCFHMFHQHNLKAPKTKGIDSETCAIIVSDDDRSDSSSANSLNHNTELLPIQLDAIVGKGRFAEVYRAKLKQGAKDESFQKVAVKIFPYEEYASWKTEWEIFSDTELRHENVLQFLTAEDRKAEQCYWLITAYHERGNLQEFLTQHVIGWDELCRMGGSLARGVAHLHADRTLCGRSKAPIAHRDLKSANVLVKADLSCCLCDFGLSLRLDNSMSPEELANSGQVGTARYMAPEVLESRMDLENIESFKQADVYSMALVLWEITSRCSAIGDVREYKPPFGKLKDHLCVESMKDDVIRDELRPEIPASWTNHTGVQLLCSSIEECWDHDPEARLTAQCIVERFSEISSTMISVSSDDKSAQDSGNYEK, translated from the exons ATGGAGCGGGTGATGGAGCGCGTCGCTTTTGGGTCGGTTCTTCTTGTGTGTCTGGTGTCTG TGCGTACTTCAGAAACGAAAGTCTTCAGACTCCCTCAGCTCTGTAAGTTCTGTGACGTTGAATCCACGGCGTGTAACGCCACCGGCGTCTGCGAATCCTCGTGTAACATCACCTCCATCTGCGAGAATCCCGACGAGGTGTGCGTCAGCGCCTG GAGGAGAAGTGAAGGGAACGCCATCATCGAGACGGTGTGTCACAATCCGGCGCTCCCGTTTTACGGCCAGTATCTGACGGACTACAACAACACCGTCTGTCAGATGAAGCAGGTGGAGGACATGAAGGAGGAGTTTTACATCTGCTCCTGCAATGAGGAAGAGTGCAACGATCGGCTGTTCTTCACTGACG TTTCATCTCCTCCAGGAACCGAATCTCCTCTCAGTAAGAGGAGTCTCCGATCGGTGCTGTTGGTCAGTCTGTTTCCCGTCCTGATCGCTGTCGTCGTTCTCCTTTCGGCCTTCTACTGCTTTCACATGTTTCACCAGCACAACCTCAAAGCGCCCAAAACCAAAGGCATCGACAGCGAGACCTGCGCGATCATCGTGAGCGACGACGACCGATCCGACAGCAGCTCGGCCAACAGCCTGAACCACAACACCGAGTTACTCCCGATCCAGCTGGACGCTATTGTGGGGAAAGGCCGCTTCGCTGAAGTCTACAGAGCCAAACTCAAGCAGGGAGCGAAGGACGAATCCTTCCAGAAGGTAGCGGTGAAGATATTTCCGTACGAAGAATACGCCTCGTGGAAAACCGAGTGGGAGATTTTCTCAGACACTGAGCTACGGCACGAAAACGTGCTTCAGTTTCTAACCGCCGAGGACCGGAAGGCCGAGCAATGCTATTGGTTGATAACAGCCTATCACGAGCGAGGAAACCTGCAGGAGTTCCTGACGCAGCACGTGATTGGCTGGGACGAGCTGTGCCGAATGGGTGGGTCTCTGGCGAGGGGCGTGGCTCATCTCCATGCTGACCGGACTCTGTGCGGACGCTCCAAAGCGCCCATCGCACACCGGGACCTGAAGAGCGCAAACGTCCTGGTGAAAGCAGACCTCAGCTGCTGTCTGTGCGACTTCGGTCTCAGTCTGAGACTCGATAACTCCATGTCTCCTGAAGAACTGGCCAACAGCGGACAG GTGGGAACGGCCAGATATATGGCTCCTGAGGTGCTGGAGTCCAGGATGGACCTGGAGAACATCGAGTCCTTCAAACAGGCTGACGTTTACTCCATGGCTCTGGTTCTGTGGGAAATCACGTCCAGATGCAGCGCCATCGGCG atgtgcGGGAATACAAGCCTCCGTTCGGGAAGCTGAAGGATCATCTGTGTGTGGAGAGCATGAAGGACGACGTCATCAGAGACGAACTGAGACCTGAGATACCGGCCAGCTGGACTAACCACACG GGCGTCCAGCTGCTGTGCTCCAGTATAGAGGAGTGCTGGGATCACGACCCCGAGGCGCGTCTGACGGCGCAGTGCATCGTGGAGCGATTCAGTGAAATCAGCAGCACCATGATCTCAGTCAGCTCCGACGACAAGAGCGCACAGGATTCTGGGAACTATGAGAAATAG